A stretch of the Candidatus Rokuibacteriota bacterium genome encodes the following:
- a CDS encoding dienelactone hydrolase family protein: MLTHGGRQRVGFRRFGTRSVALGLVLSLTACASQVGVQSTTPPQPAGRLYRPEGPGRFPALVLLPTCAGLRPHVFDWAELLKAEGYVALAVDTLSPRGATDLCLKGKHTVHEVAGDAVEALVHLRSLPFVDQDRIGVIGWSHGAMAALVAIRSGPRGRGFRLAIAFYPDCGYVAYDTTIPVLLLLGEVDDWTPPGQCVKVTKQLQREGRPVVWKVYPGAHHGFDVAGFGNRTVVYRGYTMRYDPAATADAKERVRAFLAQHLRRSQQ, from the coding sequence ATGCTCACCCACGGCGGACGGCAAAGGGTCGGCTTCCGGCGCTTCGGGACCCGATCCGTCGCGCTGGGGCTAGTCCTTTCTCTCACAGCGTGCGCCTCGCAGGTCGGCGTTCAGAGCACCACCCCTCCACAGCCCGCTGGGAGGCTCTACCGTCCTGAAGGGCCGGGTCGGTTCCCTGCTCTGGTCTTGCTCCCGACCTGCGCGGGCTTGCGCCCGCACGTTTTCGACTGGGCCGAGTTGCTAAAGGCCGAGGGCTACGTCGCGCTGGCGGTCGACACTCTTTCTCCACGTGGTGCCACCGACCTCTGTCTTAAGGGAAAGCACACGGTCCATGAAGTCGCGGGGGACGCCGTTGAAGCCCTCGTTCACCTCCGCTCATTGCCCTTTGTGGATCAAGACCGCATCGGAGTAATCGGCTGGTCCCACGGCGCCATGGCGGCTCTCGTCGCTATCAGATCAGGGCCTCGCGGCCGCGGGTTTCGGCTGGCAATCGCCTTCTACCCTGATTGCGGGTACGTTGCCTACGATACAACCATTCCCGTCTTGCTCCTGCTCGGGGAGGTGGACGACTGGACACCGCCTGGCCAGTGCGTGAAGGTAACCAAACAACTCCAGCGAGAGGGACGGCCGGTGGTATGGAAGGTCTACCCTGGGGCGCACCACGGATTTGATGTCGCCGGGTTCGGGAACCGCACGGTTGTCTACCGCGGCTACACAATGAGGTATGACCCAGCGGCGACCGCCGATGCGAAGGAACGCGTTCGCGCGTTTCTGGCTCAGCACCTACGGAGGAGCCAACAGTGA
- a CDS encoding amidase, which yields MQNDELCYMSATELAEAIRTRTLSPLDVTKAILARIEQVNPKVNAYCTVVAEAALAEARHAEAAVMQGRALGPLHGVPISFKDLTPTAGIRTTFGSKIFEHHVPQEDAPVVERARRAGAILLGKTNTPEFGCKGVTDNLIFGHTRNPWMLDRIAGGSSGGAAAALAAGLGPLAEGSDLGGSIRIPASCCGVVGLKPSVGRVPRYPSPNAWTVFSVLGPMARTVRDAALLLSVMVGPDDRDPQSLPATGEEFARAAEGEIRGLRLAWSPDLGYAAVDGEVKQLCEAAAKTFATLGCSVEEAHPGFEDPEPIFLDLTAPVRAAALRSYLAEWQDQMDPILVERIAHADRLTAVEYEKAVHRRTAFWQIVRRFFERHDLLLTPTIATPPRPLESPPPTEIGGRHVDSPMARIAFTYPFNLTAQPAMSVPCGWTADGLPVGLQIVGRRFAEATVLRAAAAFEAASPWAHRRAQL from the coding sequence ATGCAGAACGATGAGCTATGCTATATGTCGGCGACGGAGCTGGCGGAGGCGATCAGGACCCGGACGCTCTCGCCCCTGGACGTGACCAAAGCCATCCTGGCGCGGATCGAGCAGGTCAACCCGAAGGTGAACGCCTACTGCACGGTCGTGGCTGAGGCGGCGCTCGCCGAGGCGCGGCACGCCGAAGCCGCGGTGATGCAAGGCCGCGCCCTCGGGCCGCTCCACGGCGTGCCGATCTCGTTCAAGGATTTGACCCCGACGGCCGGCATCCGGACGACGTTCGGCTCGAAGATCTTCGAGCACCACGTCCCCCAGGAGGATGCCCCGGTCGTGGAGCGCGCCCGTCGCGCGGGAGCGATCCTCCTCGGCAAGACCAACACGCCCGAGTTTGGCTGCAAGGGCGTCACCGACAACCTGATCTTCGGCCATACGCGGAACCCGTGGATGCTGGATCGGATCGCCGGAGGATCGAGCGGGGGGGCCGCCGCGGCCCTCGCCGCGGGCCTGGGGCCGCTGGCGGAAGGGAGCGACCTGGGCGGCTCGATCCGGATCCCCGCGAGCTGCTGCGGCGTGGTCGGGCTCAAGCCGAGCGTCGGGCGAGTGCCGCGCTATCCGAGCCCGAACGCCTGGACGGTGTTCTCGGTCCTCGGGCCGATGGCGCGGACCGTCCGCGACGCCGCGCTCCTCCTCAGCGTCATGGTCGGCCCCGACGACCGCGATCCCCAGTCCCTCCCCGCGACGGGTGAGGAGTTCGCGCGAGCGGCCGAGGGTGAGATCCGCGGGCTGCGCCTTGCGTGGAGCCCCGACCTCGGCTACGCCGCGGTGGACGGGGAGGTGAAGCAGCTCTGCGAGGCCGCCGCCAAGACCTTCGCGACGCTCGGCTGCTCTGTCGAAGAAGCGCACCCGGGCTTCGAGGACCCGGAGCCGATCTTCCTCGACCTCACGGCGCCGGTCAGGGCGGCGGCGCTCCGCAGCTATCTCGCCGAGTGGCAGGACCAGATGGATCCGATTCTGGTGGAGCGGATTGCCCACGCGGACCGGCTCACCGCCGTGGAGTACGAGAAGGCGGTCCACCGCCGCACGGCGTTCTGGCAGATCGTCCGGCGCTTCTTCGAGCGCCACGACCTCCTGCTGACCCCCACGATCGCGACGCCGCCGCGCCCCCTCGAGAGTCCTCCCCCCACCGAGATCGGAGGCCGCCACGTGGACTCACCGATGGCGCGGATTGCCTTCACGTATCCGTTCAACCTGACGGCCCAGCCGGCCATGTCGGTGCCCTGTGGCTGGACCGCGGACGGCCTGCCCGTCGGGCTCCAGATCGTCGGGCGGCGCTTCGCCGAGGCGACGGTGCTGAGGGCTGCGGCCGCCTTCGAGGCAGCCTCCCCCTGGGCCCACCGCCGCGCGCAGCTCTAA
- a CDS encoding nitronate monooxygenase, producing MMSPRPVFYKKALLEQSADATTVTDALSGRYARVMRNEFTDRYAKSGAPVLPFLWQANAAADIYQKAAADGNPGYVPMWAGQSVGLVHNLPGAGEVVESIIREARQLLVEQFPLAVKLSE from the coding sequence ATGATGTCTCCCCGTCCCGTGTTCTATAAGAAAGCCCTGCTGGAGCAGTCGGCGGACGCCACCACGGTCACCGACGCCTTGAGCGGGCGCTACGCCCGCGTCATGCGGAACGAGTTCACCGATCGCTACGCGAAGTCGGGCGCTCCCGTCCTCCCCTTCCTCTGGCAGGCGAATGCGGCCGCCGACATTTATCAGAAGGCTGCCGCCGACGGCAATCCGGGCTACGTTCCGATGTGGGCCGGGCAGAGCGTGGGGCTGGTCCACAACCTCCCGGGGGCCGGCGAGGTCGTCGAGTCCATCATCCGAGAGGCACGGCAGCTCCTGGTGGAGCAATTTCCCCTGGCGGTCAAGCTCAGCGAGTAA